Proteins encoded within one genomic window of Hypomesus transpacificus isolate Combined female unplaced genomic scaffold, fHypTra1 scaffold_42, whole genome shotgun sequence:
- the slc6a4b gene encoding solute carrier family 6 member 4b produces the protein MPCQDSTAPVMGNSCAQGPSNASYNTNNAPVPVITQTDSRDKWSKKMDFLLSVIGFAVDLGNVWRFPYICYQNGGGAFLIPYILMAIFGGVPLFYMELAMGQFHRTGAISIWKHICPIFKGIGFAICIIALYVSFYYNTIIAWALFYFYSSFASTLPWTNCDNVWNTENCTNYFGKDNVTWNNYSRSPAEEFYTRNVLEIHKSPGLHNVGSVRWQLMLCLFLIFTIVYFSLWKGVKTSGKVVWVTATLPYVVLFILLIRGATLPGAWRGVVFYLKPKWEKLLETSVWVDAAAQIFFSLGPGFGVLLALSSYNPFTNNCYRDAIVTSLVNCLTSFVSGFVIFTVLGYMAEMRKVEVEDVARDKGPSLLFITYPEAIANMMGSTFFAIIFFVMMITLGLDSTFGGLEAIITAVLDEYPGYLSHRRELFVLVLVIVCFLGSLSTLTNGGAYVVKLLEEFGVGSSIIAVVFLEVIAVSWFYGIQRFSNDIQAMLGYAPGLFWKVCWVAISPAFLAYIIVSSLLKTPPLTLFDYKYPDWSISVGYVIGASSFMWIPIYMVYKLVWTPGSLKQRLAVCLRPERTVPDIHTDNLNMTPIP, from the exons ATGCCCTGCCAAGACTCAACGGCCCCGGTGATGGGTAACTCGTGCGCCCAGGGCCCCTCGAATGCCAGCTATAACACCAACAACGCGCCGGTGCCAGTCATCACTCAAACGGACTCCAGGGACAAATGGAGCAAAAAGATGGATTTCCTCTTATCTGTCATTGGATTCGCAGTAGACTTGGGAAACGTTTGGAGATTTCCATATATTTGTTATCAAAACGGAGGAG GTGCTTTTCTCATCCCTTATATCCTGATGGCCATCTTTGGAGGGGTGCCACTATTTTACATGGAGCTGGCGATGGGTCAGTTCCACAGGACAGGAGCTATATCCATATGGAAGCACATCTGTCCCATTTTCAAAG GCATCGGGTTTGCCATCTGCATCATCGCTCTCTACGTGTCCTTCTACTACAACACCATCATCGCCTGGGCTCTGTTCTATTTCTACTCCTCCTTCGCCAGCACGCTACCCTGGACCAACTGCGACAACGTGTGGAACACGGAGAACTGCACCAACTACTTCGGGAAAGACAACGTCACCTGGAACAACTACTCCAGGTCTCCAGCGGAAGAGTTTTACAC GAGGAACGTTCTAGAGATCCACAAGTCTCCGGGGCTCCACAACGTGGGGAGCGTCCGTTGGCAGCTGATGCTCTGCCTCTTCCTGATCTTCACCATCGTGTACTTCAGCCTGTGGAAAGGAGTGAAGACGTCAGGCAAG gtggtGTGGGTGACGGCCACCCTGCCCTACGTAGTCCTCTTCATCCTGCTGATCCGGGGAGCCACGCTGCCGGGCGCCTGGAGAGGGGTGGTGTTCTACCTCAAGCCCAAGTGGGAGAAGCTTCTGGAGACAAGC gtgtGGGTGGATGCTGCAGCTCAGATATTCTTCTCTCTGGGACCAGGGTTTGGAGTCTTACTGGCGCTCTCCAGCTACAACCCCTTCACCAACAACTGCTACCG CGATGCCATCGTGACCAGTCTGGTGAACTGCCTGACAAGCTTCGTGTCTGGGTTCGTGATCTTCACAGTGCTCGGCTACATGGCTGAGAtgaggaaggtggaggtggaggatgtGGCAAGGGACAAAG gTCCCAGCTTACTGTTCATCACGTACCCAGAAGCCATCGCCAACATGATGGGCTCTACGTTCTTCGCCATCATCTTCTTTGTGATGATGATCACCCTCGGGCTGGACAGCACG TTTGGAGGTCTGGAGGCCATCATCACGGCCGTGTTGGATGAATACCCTGGGTACCTCTCCCACAGGCGGGAGCTGTTCGTCCTCGTCCTGGTGATCGTCTGTTTCCTAGGCTCCCTCAGCACCCTCACCAAC GGCGGGGCATACGTGGTCAAGCTTCTGGAGGAGTTTGGCGTGGGCTCCTCCATCATAGCTGTTGTTTTCCTCGAAGTTATCGCCGTGTCATGGTTCTACG GGATCCAGAGGTTCAGTAACGACATCCAAGCCATGCTAGGATATGCTCCCGGACTGTTCTGGAAGGTCTGCTGGGTAGCCATCAGTCCAGCCTTTCTTGCG TATATCATAGTGAGCTCCCTATTGAAGACTCCTCCCCTGACGCTGTTCGACTACAAGTACCCCGACTGGAGCATCTCAGTAGGGTACGTGATCGGAGCCTCCTCCTTCATGTGGATCCCCATCTACATGGTCTACAAGCTGGTGTGGACACCCGGATccctcaaacag CGCCTTGCGGTGTGCCTGCGACCGGAGAGGACTGTTCcagacatccacacagacaaccTCAACATGACGCCCATCCCGTAG